A stretch of Channa argus isolate prfri chromosome 16, Channa argus male v1.0, whole genome shotgun sequence DNA encodes these proteins:
- the dtd2 gene encoding D-aminoacyl-tRNA deacylase 2, with protein MTEKGGGAPAARAVLQQCLQATLQVKPADEGSEAQFVQIDRGLVMYICFFKGATDDILPKMVSTLLNLRLSESDSGKLVSILELPGSLLIVPQATLGGKAKGRAMQYHNNISKEDGLRLYSSFVALCEKELMAAAAAPARTGAEVTVKHGTYGNRQVLKLDTNGPYTHLMEF; from the exons ATGACAGAGAAAGGAGGTGGTGCTCCTGCAGCTCGGGCGGTGCTGCAGCAGTGTCTGCAGGCTACGCTTCAGGTGAAACCAGCGGATGAAGGGTCGGAGGCTCAGTTTGTCCAG ATTGACAGAGGACTGGTGATGTACATCTGCTTCTTCAAAGGAGCGACAGACGACATTCTGCCCAAGATGG TGTCCACCCTCCTGAACCTGCGGCTGAGCGAGTCCGACTCAGGGAAGTTGGTTTCAATACTGGAGCTTCCCGGCAGCCTGCTGATCGTCCCACAGGCCACACTGGGTGGGAAGGCCAAAGGCAGGGCCATGCAGTACCACAACAACATCAGCAAAGAGGACGGACTGCGGCTGTACAGCTCCTTCGTTGCTCTGTGTGAGAAAGAACtgatggctgctgctgctgcaccagCTCGGACTGGGGCTGAGGTGACAGTGAAACACGGGACGTACGGAAACAGACAAGTGCTGAAGCTCGACACAAACGGACCGTACACACATCTGATGGAGTTCTGA